Part of the Aquimarina sp. MAR_2010_214 genome is shown below.
GATAATTACTTGTATAAATGGTTTAAAAAATAGTATTTTGATGTAGGTGATTTCCTTACTGGATAAAAAAATTGATACCTTGAAAAATAGAAATAACCACCAGGACTATTCCAACAATTTTAGATAGTTTTGCTTTAGAATCTCCTGGTTGTTGTGCAATTTTATTTCCCCATCGACCATAAAAATATAATGTTCCTATTTTTCCTAAATAAACTCCAAGAAAGAAAAGAAAAAGAGAGGTGAGTGGATCTTGAGCTGTGAGTTCAAAAACATATTTATTTACCAAAGAAATGGCTAAAACCCAGTAAATTATCACTGGAGGGTTCAATATTGCTAAAGAAAATCCAGTGAGAAATTTAGAGTTAGATAGTCTTAATTTATTGGATGTACGTTTGGTGTTTGTTTTATTCTTAAAAAGTAAAAAATATATCCCAATTAAGAAGAAGAGCGTAATGAACGCAATTTGAATCCACTGATTTTCTTGAAAAAAATCAGATAATTCCATACTACAATGCAGTGCAAAAAGAGCTAATAAAACTTCACCAATCCCTGCGGCTAGTGCTATGTAGGATGCGTTTTTAATATTTTCTTTTGCAGAGGTATGAATAACAGCTAGGTTGACCGCTCCCA
Proteins encoded:
- a CDS encoding LysE family transporter gives rise to the protein MTLPMLYLILGAITAIIGALPLGAVNLAVIHTSAKENIKNASYIALAAGIGEVLLALFALHCSMELSDFFQENQWIQIAFITLFFLIGIYFLLFKNKTNTKRTSNKLRLSNSKFLTGFSLAILNPPVIIYWVLAISLVNKYVFELTAQDPLTSLFLFFLGVYLGKIGTLYFYGRWGNKIAQQPGDSKAKLSKIVGIVLVVISIFQGINFFIQ